The Bactrocera dorsalis isolate Fly_Bdor chromosome 3, ASM2337382v1, whole genome shotgun sequence genomic interval AAGTCAGAGTCGGCGCTTGGTGCAGCGTTTTCGATGCCAAAGAGTTCGGGATTCCTGGAGGTATCTTTAAATGTTGATGCACAGTGGTTATGGTACATAATATACAGTATATAGTACAGCTTATGTGTTTATTAgcttatatataaatagttgCGTATGCGtgttatttactttatatatgtttacttatatattaatatatacttaaatttactatatataatgtatatacatacgcgCCGGCTTAGAGCGCAGCTTATTTACAGTCACACTTCGCTCCTCACGCGCTTACTTCCTCtctatatatacaaaaatatacaagttATGACAGGTCGTCAGACGCACTCACCTAGAAAGCGTTTTTGTGCGCGTCCAAAGTCACCCCAGTCCAAATCGGCATAGCTGGGATACAACCAATAGTTGGGCATAAACTCAGCATAGTCCATGTCGCTACCGAAGAGACTGGCCGGCAAGTAGACCTCATCCTCATCACGCTTGTGTTGTATGCCATGCACGGGTGATGCCTTCAATGCGCCAATGTTACGTTTCTCAGCCGGTGCGAGCGTGGCCTGGCGTCCGTGCGAGTTGTAACGTGCCACAGCGGCCAAATTGCGTTTGCTACCGTCGCCTTTGGTGAGCAGTCCCAAGCGCGCCAATGTTGCCAGATTGCGTTTGCCATTTTGCGGCAACTGAAAGTCACGTGCCAATGTGCCGATGTTGCGTTTGCCGTAGGTGGCGAAACCGCCGCCGCGCGCCAATGCGCCCACATAACGCTTGTCTTCGTTTTGTGCCGTCGGTTCGGCGTCATCGGGATCGGGCAGCGAGGGCAGCTGTCCGTTCTTGGCGAGTGTTGCCAAACTGCGTTTGGGATGTAACATGCCCTGTGCGGCCAAAGCGGCCACGGAACGTTTGTCCTCGTCGATGTAGTCATAGTCCGGCACGGCAGCGTTGTAAAGCTGCTCATTCTCGTTCGGGGCGGCGGTGTCGGCGGCTAACTGACGTTCGCGTAGCAAGTTGCGCAATTGGCTGCGTAGCGCGGAGGCC includes:
- the LOC105228419 gene encoding neuropeptide-like 1 isoform X2, which gives rise to MATRHLSTAAPWAMLRLWLVLCMTLNALQQPRLVQAASVDADGPAAPPYDLDSVINQLVYPNPVYQLHASALRSQLRNLLRERQLAADTAAPNENEQLYNAAVPDYDYIDEDKRSVAALAAQGMLHPKRSLATLAKNGQLPSLPDPDDAEPTAQNEDKRYVGALARGGGFATYGKRNIGTLARDFQLPQNGKRNLATLARLGLLTKGDGSKRNLAAVARYNSHGRQATLAPAEKRNIGALKASPVHGIQHKRDEDEVYLPASLFGSDMDYAEFMPNYWLYPSYADLDWGDFGRAQKRFLDTSRNPELFGIENAAPSADSDFMLPIGGLDPGEEEEALSQEDTQDVAAAPPIGAPYGPPQQKRHIGAVYRSGFLPSYRSLRSISGSLGGSIGGGGGGRFSRSGRARQFV
- the LOC105228419 gene encoding neuropeptide-like 1 isoform X3; its protein translation is MATRHLSTAAPWAMLRLWLVLCMTLNALQQPRLVQAASVDADGPAAPPYDLDSVINQLVYPNPVYQLHASALRSQLRNLLRERQLAADTAAPNENEQLYNAAVPDYDYIDEDKRSVAALAAQGMLHPKRSLATLAKNGQLPSLPDPDDAEPTAQNEDKRYVGALARGGGFATYGKRNIGTLARDFQLPQNGKRNLATLARLGLLTKGDGSKRNLAAVARYNSHGRQATLAPAEKRNIGALKASPVHGIQHKRDEDEVYLPASLFGSDMDYAEFMPNYWLYPSYADLDWGDFGRAQKRFLGRVLPPTRATASTHRGRL